The Festucalex cinctus isolate MCC-2025b chromosome 6, RoL_Fcin_1.0, whole genome shotgun sequence genomic sequence GTTTGAATCAGTCAAGCAATGTTGACGGAGGAATGAATCTTGTAGAATATGTCCTAATATGGGAATTTTTGGTATGTGCAGAAATTTGGCGTGTTGAAAATCGTCCATAAAGTGAATTGAATAAGCAGAAtgatttaaatttcaaatgggaacaatctgaatgttatttttaatgtgCCAACGGAAATTAAAAGCAAATAAGTATTGGGGGAAATTTGGCCACAATTCAAGTGAATGGGGAATTTTTAGTTGAAAATGTTGATTTATAAGAAAGCTGTGAAttttgggaataaaaaaaaaaaagaattttggcATGAATTTCTGGAATATGCTGAAACTGGACTGTTGTGAATGTGGTTAATTATGTGCAAGGAGAAGCACATCAAAAAAagtgggaggggaaaaaaataggaatAATATGTCTGGAGGccttaaatgtaaatatataaattcaggggtgtcaggcgattaaattttttaatcataattaataacATGATGACGTCAATGGTTAATgagttaatcgcaaattttatagccgttttaaatgtgcaataacttttttctgttaaatagaaatatggctgtgtCTTTTACTCAttgacagtaatttcataatcattcataaaattgtgctaaaattaaaaagatgtactgtactgtaagaaACGagtgtgttgaggtcattttttctgccactagatggcataattgcatttgtaagactgtgccagctcagtgcatttttactTTGCATATTAAgggctatctaatctttaacatgaagtcacttgtgaaattctgcacatttttaaaattgtaaaatacaatttcagCCCAATCTccacaactacatgcattattattatgttattattattaaatgtattactgctaaatttagaCGTAgactgctgcgttgcgactggaatgaATTTcctagtcattaaaaaaaaataaaaaaaatagtggcgttaaaggagcTTTAAATTAGCTCAAAATTAACaggctaattttgacacccataataataaaaactaaacaaatataAAGCAATAACGTCAACTTACAACTACGACGACTGCCTTCAAGCTGGGCTGCTTGCTGCTGCAGTGGCTCTGCCTTGGCGCTCTATAATTAGAAGCAGTGACGTCACAGTGGGCGCGTCAGTTGCAGCATCCTCTCACAGTCTCAGCACATGGACCGGAAAGCTGACCGAGGAGGGAGTCTCACCTCATCATGGCGagcctccctctccctctccatctcctcctcctcctcctgctcctgcTGCCCGGGCCGGGGCTCGCCCTGCTCGGCTTCCGTCCGGAGGAGACCGGCCCGGAGCTGTCCGTGCACGACGGGGTACTGAAAGCCACCGAGGGGACGCGCTTCACTCTGCGGGTGTACTACTCCAGCCCGCCGCTGCAAAGGCTCAACCGGACGCGGGCCACCAGCGCGGCCCCGTGGATCGCCTTCATCGAGGagcccggcggcggcggcggcggcggcggcggcggcggcggcggcggcggcgaggcgCCCCCGCGGCCGGGCCACCGGCACCATCCCCGGAACATGTGCGCGGACAAGAGCGCGCGCACGTCCGACATCGAAGTGCTCGGCTCGTTCAAGTCGGCCTCCAGCCGCAACTCGGTGCTCGTCGAGCTGCTGGCCAAGGAGCTGCGCAGCGGGGAGAGCATCAAGTTCTACTCGGTATGTGGGATGCGACAATACGCAGTACGCGAAGGTGTTCGCTACTGGACTAGTAGCGCATGATGTCACTACAGTAGTATAATAACTGGTCTTTGTCCTCACTGGTATTTAGTGAGGACATTTAACACACTTGTACGAAGTCTTACTCGTAAACTTTTTCCCTGCTACTAGCACTACACTTGGCCTACCGTGCCGCACTAGTTGCACTACGAGGCAAAACTGGTGACACGCACTAGCAGCCTGCGTGTCAACAATGTCCAATAAATATTCAATCAAAACGGCTTTCCACGAAGCTATTTCAGCATTCAATGTAAAGGTCCATATACTAGTATGCTCTGTCCTCACTAGtagtaacaaaaaaatacaaataaataaataaaatcatatctctctatatttttttttaatccagtatAACTTTGGCCTCGTGGTAGTGAGACAAAATCGTGCACTAGGCACACACCCACAACTTCAACTATAGCACTAGTAGATGACGCTCCCCACCACCACTAGTGCAACTTGTGGCCTACTGCAGCATAAACAAAACCCAACTAGTAGGCATGTGTCACATACTAGTAGCCACTAGCCTCCAGCTTGTCAAGgctatacaataaaaaaaaaaaaaaaaaaagtgaggggcTGTGCTGCACTAGGAACACTGTAAGGCCCAACTAGTAGGCATGTGTCACGTACTAGTAGCCACTCGCCTCCAGCTTGTCAAGGCTATCAAATAAAtgctaaacaatttttttttaaaaaggggggggggggatgctgtGCTGCACTAGGAACACTGTTTGGCCCAACTAGTAGGCATGTGTCACGTACTAGTAGCCACTAGCCTCCAGCTTGTCAAGGCTATCAAATAAATgctagaatttattttttttttataaaggggggggggggggggctgtggtGCACTAGGAACACTGTTAGGCTCAACTAGTAGGCATGTGTCACGTACTAGTAGCCACTAGCCTGTTGCTAAACAATTTTAAAGCAGCATTTATTCACTATCTTTGATGACGATGCAGTGCACTAGTAGAACAATTAGAGAGCACGAGTCGAATGATTGTATTCTACCGTGTTTTACCACTACTACCTTGACGTTTCAACACATTAGAAGGACATTTTTGGCACTAACTACATGTTACTAGTAGGTACTTACTAAGTATTTTGGTGCTAAGGAGGCTACTAGTATGTTGACTAGATGCACCTTGTAGTGTTACTAGAGCAGTGCAGCAGTATACTAGTATGGTTTAATTGTAGGTATGTTCTATacccgttttttttcccagactgaTACTAGTGCAAGTATTCACACTTCAGTACCACCGAcgccactagtacttttgatacataaaatttcactAAGCAAGGACCTTTTTGATCTTTTTGATGCACACGACGTAGCACCGCGTATCGTCTTATCAGCGAGGACAAGAAGTGCACTAGTACACGGATGTTCACGTGGACTAAAAGCGTTTTCGCCAGGTGTGCGCCTTCGACGGGTCCAAGTGGGAGCACTACCGCACTCGGGACTTCTGGGTGGCGGTTGCGGAGCGCTCGGGGGAGGCGCCCGAGCTGTGGATCCAAGTTCTGGTGTCGGTGCTTCTGCTGGCTTTGTCGGCGCTCTTCAGCGGCCTCAACCTGAGCCTGCTAGCGCTGGACCCGGTGGAGCTGCAAGTTCTGCAGAACAGCGGCACCGACCGGGAGCAACGCTACGCGCGCAAGATCGAGTCGGTGCGCCGCCACGGTGAGTTCCGCATTTCCGCTTCGAGGATGTAGCAGAATAAAAGGGCCAGATACTAGTGAGATCTTCAAcctcactagtaagacaattcagTGCACTCGGGTGAACTAGTAAAACGACGGTGTCTTACTAATCATTTTGTACGACTACTATCGCCATTTTTGGCCTACTTTAATGCAATGCATTCTTTCTAAGGAACTACTTTGCTGCGCTAGTAGCCGCCTCATATAgcatatcaaattaatttgtttCACGCCAGGGATAGGGTTTCATATTAGGGTTTGAAGCCAGCCATTATGGTTTTAAATTAAGGTTTGAAAGCATTGTTAGGGTTTAAAATGAGGGTTTCAAAGCTTGGGTGGGGTTCCAAAGtagagtttcaaattagggttgagGCCAggggtagggtttcaaattagcagTTCAAGCCTTGAGTAGGGTTTCGGGCCTCTGGTAGGATTTCAAATTAGAATATCAAAGTAGGGTGAGGACTTCAAATTAAGGTTTGAAGGCAGCGTTACGGTTTTAAGATTTAAAATcagtgttagggtttcaaattagggtttgaagCCTTTGGTAGTTTTTCCCAAATTATGGTTGAGGCCACGagtggggtttcaaattagtgaTATCAAGCATTGGGTAAGGTTTCAAAATAAGCCAGCATTAACGTTTGAAACCAgtgttagggttttaaattgcAGTTTGAATCCAGGGGTAAAgtctcaaattagggtttcacaccttgggtgggggttttgatttAGCGTTTGATGACttggtttgggtttcaaatcaGGGTTTGAAACCTTGGGtagagtttcaaattagggcCTGTCGACGTTAGGCTTGTTAGGGtgtcaaattagggttttaaaccTTGGGTAGTGTTTCAACTTAGTTTCCATCCTTAGGCAGAGTTTCCGGCCTtgggtagggtttcaaattaggatttgaAGCTTTAAGGAGGGTTTTAAATGTGGGTTGAAGCTAAGGGTGGGGTTTCAAGTTTTGGGtaaggtttcaaatttgggTTATAAAGTTGGTTAGTATTTGAAGTTAGGGTTTGAAGTCCGACTCATGTGTCGACGTCAactagtttgtttaaaaatgttacacagtcgtgggggggaaaaaaatgtggttcTACTAGCGCCACCTAGCTGTTGCACTAGTGCACTTCGAGGCCACTAACGAGTGAACCGAGCCTGGCGGCTGTTTCCCCAGGCAACTACGTGCTGTGCACGCTGCTGCTGGGCACGGCGCTGATCAACGCCTCGCTGGCGGTGTGGACGTGCCGCATCCTGGGCATGACGTGGCTGTCGACGGCCACGTGCGCGCTGGGCATCTTCCTGGTGGGCGAGATCCTGCCGCACTCGGCGGCGTCGCGCCACGGCCTGGCCATGGCGGCGCGCAGCATCTGGCTGACGCGCCTGCTCATGGTGCTCTCCTTCCCCGTGTCGTACCCGCTCAGCAAGCTGCTCGACCTCATCCTGCACCAGGAGATCTCAAACTTCTACACCAGGGAGAAGCTGCTGGAGATGCTGCGCGTCACCGACCCCTACCACGACCTGCTCAAGGTGAGGACCCGCGCGCAAGATGCCGTTCGCAAGTCGGGCTCGGAGTCGAGGTTTTAGTGCAAATTATAGTTGCTTTGAAGTGAAGCCTGATCGGAAGCACTAACAAAGGCCTCAAACCTTCATTTGAAACTTTAACCCCGCCTTCAAACCGTAATTTACCCTAAAAATCGTAACCCGAATTCAACccctcatttgaaaccccaaccaaTGCTTCAAACCTTCATTTGAAACTTTAACCCCGTCTTCAAACCCTAATTCACCCTAAAAATCGTAACCCGAATtcaaatcctaatttgaaacccgaaCCTCGTCTTGAAACACCAACCCTGTCTTAAAACccctcatttgaaaccccaacatATGCTtcaaaccttaatttgaaaccctaccatGGATTCAAGCCCTAAGCGTTCCTTAAAACCcttatttgaaaccttaacccagTCTTAAAACCATATTTGGAAATCCCAACTCCAACTTCAAATCCTAACTTGAAGCCTTGACCTTGGCTTGAAAACCCAACCATGTCTTAAAACCCTAATTCGAAACCATAACAAAGGTTGTAAAATCCTTACACTTGCTTCCTAAACCCAAAATTTGAATCCCTGCCTTTTGTTTGAAACTCTAATTTGATTCCCTAGCCCTGACTTGAAAGTCTGATATTTGAAACCCTCACCCTAGTTTTAAATCCTGAATTGAATTCTCTTGAAGCcttaatttgaaacactaataaaTGCTTTAAACCCTGATTTCAAGCACTAACCCTTGCTTCAAACCACATCTCAAGCCCTAAACCTGACCTTAATTAACCCTGGCTCGAAAACCTGATTTAAAACTCTGAcactgtcttgaaaccctaatttgaaaccttaaacaAGACCCCATTTTGACACCATAACCTTTCATCACTCATTTGAGATCCTAACCAAGGgttcaaaatgtcatttgaatccctggcctaatttgaaaccatatTGATGCCATAATTTGCAACCCTAATCTTGGattaaaaccctaatttgtaATCATCTGATTGGCAGCGAAGGTgttggcgcaaaaaaaaaaaaaaaacttttaaagtgCGACGTGGCATCAATGAGTATAgaaaaagccaaataaaaagcGCTCCGTGTTGCCGAAGGAGGAGCTGAACATCATCCAGGGGGCGCTGGAGCTGCGCAGCAAGACGGTGGAAGACGTGCTGACGCCGCTGGGCGACTGCTTCATGCTGCCGGCCGACACGCTGCTGGACTTCAACGCCATGACGGAGGTCCTGCAGAGCGGCTACACGCGCATCCCCGTGTACCGCGAGGCGCGCGCCAACATCGTGGACGTGCTCTTCGTCAAGGACCTGGCCTTCGTCGACCCGGACGACTGCACGCCGCTGCAGACCGTCACGCGCTTCTACCGCCGGCCGCTGCACTGCGTCTTCAGCGACACCACGCTGGACGCCATGCTGGAGGACTTCAAGAAAGGTACGGCGCTCGGCcacaggggagaaaaaaaaaaaaggggggggagggggtttggttttttttttaaggtagccGTCGGGTGGTATGGAAGCGTGCTGCATTCtactgaagaaaaaataataataatttctgactaatttttggggggagctttgttttttgagtattttttttccctgtttttctgaattttttttttcataaaaaatatgtCCAAAGCGGTGTCATCGTGCAGTAGTAAAAAGAAGAAGCAACATTTTACAGGGCGCTGCAGTCGAGAGGGAGTCGTAGAAATGGGGGTGGAGCGAGGGGGCGCGGTGCCGGCCGACCAATCAGAGGCCTTTCTGCTGCTCCCGCCTTTCGTCTGTGTCAgcatttatttatgatttttttttttttttttttatgttcgcgATGAGGGCACCTTGAGCAGGGAGGAGACGAGCCGGTTAGCAGCCAGGAGAGCGCAcggttgccacggcaacagctaTTAGCAACCAACCGCGCTTCTTATATTTAGCGTTAGCTGTTGTTAGCATGGCAAGCACAACAGGAAGTCCATTAACCATACAGCATTTTGTGAGTCTGCTACCACCTGTGAACTGTTAGCATGTAGCGGTTGTGTTCATACAGTTGACGCTAATGCGCCAACGTGTTTATTTTCATTCGGCTCCATACAATTAAGAAATAAAAGGCTAATTTACATAATCCCACCTACACACCGAGTTTCTTAGCCAATGACCTGTCAGCTAGGCGGGACTACATTTCAAAGTGaaagaacctttttttttttcttttttttttctttatctatccttccttccttccaatctttagtttttcctctggtcacttgagatctcctcaatttgttggaattttgaggtttctggggttggcgtaagactggttttgtagccacgcaggaggtgtttggttggtgctggatttcactttgatggaccggatgtactggcttctatggatctcactctgcctcatcgatccttccctccttcctctctttagtttttcctctggtctcttgagatctcgttactttgttggaatttagaggcttctggggttggtgtaagactttgattttgtaactatgggtaaggcaggaagtgtttggttggttctggatttcactttgatttatctttttctttttatcttttctgaccttttctctggtctcctgaccgtttgaacctcacgactctggcgagactctgaagtatctggttatggtgaagggtaatgggatttttatgaggttttaggtgaattaatgagtattaatttatacgtatttgtacgcacacgcacacacacgcgcacacgaaAGAACCATTTTGACTCGATCATGTCAAAGCCataaggtaagcagagctgcactgttagcattagcatctgaTAATACGGTTAGAATGACAACTCGGCTAAGTTGTCAACATCGGCGATGCTTCATTTGTGTTTGGCGATGATGCAACGCTTCACTTTTCTGCGTTTTGCTTTTAGCCGGACGCTAACACGAAAGCCTTGTTATGGAGCATTTAGCGCATTATTACTAGCATGAAAGCTTTTTCCCGCCCTTGCTTTGCACTGACCCACTTAGATGAATGcaagtgtgtgcgcgcgtgtgaatGAGAAAGTTGAACGCAATCCAGAGTCGCACTGAAAGGATTCACTGTTGCCGTGTGCGCGcgatttgggggggggtttctgTCAAACGCGCACGCGCTTCATTGACTTTCTTGGGTTTTACTCTGGAGATCCTTTTCATTGACAGAAAGAGGAAAATTTGTTTTGCATGATTGCGTTTACCATCCAAGCACGTCAGCTAGCCTGTCAGTCACACAGGAAGGAGAAGACAAGTtggaaaggaaagaaagaaagaaagaaagaaagaaagaaagaaagaaggaaaggcAAAGATGAAGTTTGGAAGGAAAGACGAAAAGGAAGGAAGAAACAGAAagatggaaagaaagaaaaaatgattGAAAGGAAGGATAGAGAAGAcagaaaggaaaaataaataacaaacaaaaaaagaacgaattcaagaaagaaagaaaaacaaagatggAGATAAAAGGGGgaaggaaaagaaaaggaagaaagaaagatggaaagaaagaaaaaagaagaaacaaaagGAAGGAAAGTTAAGACAGAAAGAGGaaaggaacaaaaacaaaagaaagaactAGAGAAAGAAagtaagaaagaaaaagaaagaaagaaagaaagaaagaaagaaagatgaagtATGGAAGGAAAGAGGAaaagagaggaagaaaaagagacggaaagaaagaaaatgtaaagCAAGGAAGAAAAGAGAAGACAGAATGaggaaaaagaaagaacaaaaaagaaagaattaaagaaagaaaaacaaatatgaagTAAAGatgaaaggaaaagaaaaggaataaagaaaaagaaagatgaaagaaaaagaaggaacGAAAGGCAAGACAGAAAGAGGAAAGGAACAaaacgaaagaaagaaagaaagaaagaaagaaagaaagaaagaaagaagagggAAGGAAAGaataagaaaagaaagaaagaaagaaagaaagaaaaaaagaaaaaagaaaaaaagaaagaaagaaagaaagaaagaaagaaagactgcGTTTGCTTTTTTCTCATCAAAATTGAGCATTCGTACTTTGCCTTTAGTTATCAAACAAAATGGACGacatcatcatcaaaaaaaaaaaatggacactgTGGTCGCATTACTTTTCTTTGAAAAAGTGCTCAGCAAACACTTTGCTCTTTGTTGTTCTAACACATTTTTACCGgcgtgtgcttttttccccctttttttttggcaggtaAATCTCACCTGGCCATCGTCCAGCGCGTGAACAACGAGGGCGAGGGCGACCCGTTCTACGAGGTGATGGGCATCGTCACGCTGGAGGACGTCATCGAGGAGATCATCAAGTCCGAGATCCTGGACGAGACCGACCTCTACAGTACGTACGACCGTACGACCGTCAACAATCACCGCAAAATCTtcccttttgtttttaacacGACACATTTTGCGCCATCTATTTTTCACATCAACCGACGTAAACCAACGTCTTCTCGTTCCTTCCATTTTGTCAGGCTACTACTTTGCTGTTGAATTGTTGTTAGCACGCCCACTGTTAGCACGTTAGCATTGGCGTAATTCTCCTGAGAAAGAGTTTTAAGACTAATGTCCGACTGTCCCACTCGACATGCCGCGCGAGCAGCCGACAACCGCAGCAAGCGTCGGGTGTCTCACCACGAGAGGAAGCAGCAGGACTTCTccatcttcaaaatggccgaccacGAGATGAAAGTCAAAATTTCCCCGCAGCTCCTGCTGGCGACGCACCGCTTTCTGTCCACAGGTattggccaatcacagagcagctAACCAACGACATGTGCTCCTTGAAGCCAGGTGCAAGCGACTAAAGTTAAAGCTAGCTAAACTAAAGTTGAATGGCTAAGCCAAGCTAGGCTAAACCACATGTAGCTTGCTTTAGCATCTtaaatgctaagctaagctaagtgtTTGGTGTCCATCAGAGGTGGATCCTTTCAAGCCACTTCACATCTCGGAGAAGATCCTGCTGAGGCTCATCAAGCACCCCAGCGTAGTCCAGGACCTCAAGTTTGACGACAGAAACAAGCACGCGCCGAAGCACTTCCTGTTCCAGAGAAACAAGCCGGCAGACTACTTCGTCCTGGTGTTGCAGGTACAACACCTCAGTCATAAACTTTGATTGGCAAATCCAGCACCGCCAAGTTTTTCGGAATTTTCCCACATCTGATGCTTTTATTCTGAAAGCTTGTCTTATGTTTGCTAGTTCTAGATTgttgatgcttttattttggaatccggtgGTTCCTGGTTTTGGTTCTTAAATGCCTAGTTTTATTGTGAAATCCAGAGGCTGATATTTCTATCTTCTTGAGACATTTATTGTGAAGTATTATCTCACACACCTCTTGATTGTGTTCCTTGTGgtctttaataattttattctGAAATCATGTCACGTGTTTCCTGTTTCTGGTTGTCTGGTTGCTCTTATTTAGAATTTTTCCACACTGGTTGTGGTCCTCCTGGGCTTGTATGCTTTTATTCTGAAATCATGTCACATGTTTCCTGTTTCTGGTTCTTTTATTTGGAACTGTTCCACTCTGGTTGTGGTTCTTCTGGCTctaaagcttttattttgaaatccagTGTCTCCTGATTCAGGTTCTTCTAGTCTGTGATGATTTTCTTCACAAATACTGGATTACATTGTTTGCATTTATCCGGAAATCTTGTCTCACATGATTCCTCTAGTctcctttagtttttcctctggtctcttgagatctccctaatctgttggaatttagaggtttctggggttggtgtaagattctggttttgtggcaggtggtgtttagttggtgctggatttcactatgattcatctttctttcctttgacctttcctctggtctcctgaccttctgaacttcacgactctggcgagactctgaagtatccggttaaggtgaagggtcatgggatttttattaggttaggTCTTCAATGCTTTTATTGTGAAATCCTGGATCACTTCGCCTAGTTTCTGGTGCTAGATGTTTTTGTTGTGGAATTGACCGGTTCCTGGTTCTTCAGGTctttgatgcttttattttaaaaagaccatttcATATTGTTTCCTGGTCCTCCAAGGGTCGAGTGGAGGTGGAGTTTGGCAAGGAAAGCCTCAAATTTGAAAATGGAGCCTTCTCCTATTTTGGGGTTCCTGCCATCATGCCAGCAGGTGAACgcacacaaaaacagaaaaaaaaaaacatttttccagaGCTGGAATACATGAAGTAATCTTTACGGGAGATttgctatttttgttgtttgccgATCAGACCCGAGGTCGCCGTGTCGCTCCGAGTCAGAGGGCTGGTCCCCGGGCCAGCTCAACGGTGGGGCCAACGTTTACGTCCCCGACTACTCTGTGCGACAGCTCACGCCCCTGCAGATCCTCAAGGTgacccgccgccgccgt encodes the following:
- the LOC144021268 gene encoding metal transporter CNNM4-like isoform X1, whose product is MASLPLPLHLLLLLLLLLPGPGLALLGFRPEETGPELSVHDGVLKATEGTRFTLRVYYSSPPLQRLNRTRATSAAPWIAFIEEPGGGGGGGGGGGGGGGEAPPRPGHRHHPRNMCADKSARTSDIEVLGSFKSASSRNSVLVELLAKELRSGESIKFYSVCAFDGSKWEHYRTRDFWVAVAERSGEAPELWIQVLVSVLLLALSALFSGLNLSLLALDPVELQVLQNSGTDREQRYARKIESVRRHGNYVLCTLLLGTALINASLAVWTCRILGMTWLSTATCALGIFLVGEILPHSAASRHGLAMAARSIWLTRLLMVLSFPVSYPLSKLLDLILHQEISNFYTREKLLEMLRVTDPYHDLLKEELNIIQGALELRSKTVEDVLTPLGDCFMLPADTLLDFNAMTEVLQSGYTRIPVYREARANIVDVLFVKDLAFVDPDDCTPLQTVTRFYRRPLHCVFSDTTLDAMLEDFKKGKSHLAIVQRVNNEGEGDPFYEVMGIVTLEDVIEEIIKSEILDETDLYTDNRSKRRVSHHERKQQDFSIFKMADHEMKVKISPQLLLATHRFLSTEVDPFKPLHISEKILLRLIKHPSVVQDLKFDDRNKHAPKHFLFQRNKPADYFVLVLQGRVEVEFGKESLKFENGAFSYFGVPAIMPADPRSPCRSESEGWSPGQLNGGANVYVPDYSVRQLTPLQILKITRSHYHNAVGASRMDTSPQTPDPDARAAEPSPPGSGEPAAGATLMPPPPWEMGRHPPARVGGQQRQKSGAPHSTTVLNRRNRIVRSKSDSQKSPSDSIFLRMDEIPYVRDAGNHGNIHIVTMSLKYAANVPTVTDTSPFVSSLSVSASEDTLGNKLLLKISHKKRQKSQDDDKTDEPGDNTIKNHDKTEQEDNSEQKLVAS
- the LOC144021268 gene encoding metal transporter CNNM1-like isoform X2, whose amino-acid sequence is MASLPLPLHLLLLLLLLLPGPGLALLGFRPEETGPELSVHDGVLKATEGTRFTLRVYYSSPPLQRLNRTRATSAAPWIAFIEEPGGGGGGGGGGGGGGGEAPPRPGHRHHPRNMCADKSARTSDIEVLGSFKSASSRNSVLVELLAKELRSGESIKFYSVCAFDGSKWEHYRTRDFWVAVAERSGEAPELWIQVLVSVLLLALSALFSGLNLSLLALDPVELQVLQNSGTDREQRYARKIESVRRHGNYVLCTLLLGTALINASLAVWTCRILGMTWLSTATCALGIFLVGEILPHSAASRHGLAMAARSIWLTRLLMVLSFPVSYPLSKLLDLILHQEISNFYTREKLLEMLRVTDPYHDLLKEELNIIQGALELRSKTVEDVLTPLGDCFMLPADTLLDFNAMTEVLQSGYTRIPVYREARANIVDVLFVKDLAFVDPDDCTPLQTVTRFYRRPLHCVFSDTTLDAMLEDFKKGKSHLAIVQRVNNEGEGDPFYEVMGIVTLEDVIEEIIKSEILDETDLYTDNRSKRRVSHHERKQQDFSIFKMADHEMKVKISPQLLLATHRFLSTEVDPFKPLHISEKILLRLIKHPSVVQDLKFDDRNKHAPKHFLFQRNKPADYFVLVLQGRVEVEFGKESLKFENGAFSYFGVPAIMPADPRSPCRSESEGWSPGQLNGGANVYVPDYSVRQLTPLQILKITRSHYHNAVGASRMDTSPQTPDPDARAAEPSPPGSGEPAAGATLMPPPPWEMGRHPPARVGGQQRQKSGAPHSTTVLNRRNRIVRSKSDSQKSPSDSIFLRMDEIPYVRDADAANVPTVTDTSPFVSSLSVSASEDTLGNKLLLKISHKKRQKSQDDDKTDEPGDNTIKNHDKTEQEDNSEQKLVAS
- the LOC144021268 gene encoding metal transporter CNNM1-like isoform X3, which gives rise to MASLPLPLHLLLLLLLLLPGPGLALLGFRPEETGPELSVHDGVLKATEGTRFTLRVYYSSPPLQRLNRTRATSAAPWIAFIEEPGGGGGGGGGGGGGGGEAPPRPGHRHHPRNMCADKSARTSDIEVLGSFKSASSRNSVLVELLAKELRSGESIKFYSVCAFDGSKWEHYRTRDFWVAVAERSGEAPELWIQVLVSVLLLALSALFSGLNLSLLALDPVELQVLQNSGTDREQRYARKIESVRRHGNYVLCTLLLGTALINASLAVWTCRILGMTWLSTATCALGIFLVGEILPHSAASRHGLAMAARSIWLTRLLMVLSFPVSYPLSKLLDLILHQEISNFYTREKLLEMLRVTDPYHDLLKEELNIIQGALELRSKTVEDVLTPLGDCFMLPADTLLDFNAMTEVLQSGYTRIPVYREARANIVDVLFVKDLAFVDPDDCTPLQTVTRFYRRPLHCVFSDTTLDAMLEDFKKGKSHLAIVQRVNNEGEGDPFYEVMGIVTLEDVIEEIIKSEILDETDLYTDNRSKRRVSHHERKQQDFSIFKMADHEMKVKISPQLLLATHRFLSTEVDPFKPLHISEKILLRLIKHPSVVQDLKFDDRNKHAPKHFLFQRNKPADYFVLVLQGRVEVEFGKESLKFENGAFSYFGVPAIMPADPRSPCRSESEGWSPGQLNGGANVYVPDYSVRQLTPLQILKITRSHYHNAVGASRMDTSPQTPDPDARAAEPSPPGSGEPAAGATLMPPPPWEMGRHPPARVGGQQRQKSGAPHSTTVLNRRNRIVRSKSDSQKSPSDSIFLRMDEIPCGQCSHGNGHVPVREQLVGQRLRGHAGKQTPA